The segment GGGGTGCGACAACTATCAATAAGATCTTAAACAGGCGCATGACAGTCCACTGTCTGTGTCAAGCAACAAGATTTGAtaaatgtgacgtcattccGGAAACAACTCCGCGGTGTTTAGCGATTCAGAAATGATGACTTATGCAAATTATACCACTCATATATCAATTCACCTTTAGTTGGGTTTTTTCCCGGACAGTGGTTATTGGACTTCAAGACAAAGAATGACTTTTAGTCGTCGCTGTTCGGGTACAGGTATATGGATGTCTTAAGAATGAACTAATGAACTTAATCAGAATGATATACAAATCAGGACCATGATTGTAATTTAAATAGGTAAACAAGAGCACACAGAGAAaagaatttcaaaacaattatttgtGAACTTATCAAGAATATCATACTTTCGAGAGATATAGTATTTAAAACAACATCCCAATCACATCCAAACTCAAATTCACGCGTGATTATTGCCGAGACCTAGGCCGAAATCTGATATAAATTGTAATAAACAAGTTACTACGTGTATTTTGCTTTTGTAAGAGATTTTAAGTATAATTTGGACATTTTACACATGATAATGACGATCTAGCCCTACAATATAACAGTTCATTTAAAGTACTTTTGAAACTTATACATGCtataaatattaagaaatcTTATAATGCAGATGTGTGATTCAAAAGTCAAAACCCCTTTTCAACTGCATTTAAATATTCTGCAATACAAGAACGAAATGACAGTGATGCAAAGTGCACCTGCTCTATATTTCTTTtcgaatataaaaaaaattaaaagtacgATGTTATATTTGGAAAACCCGTATATCAAACTATTAATAACACTTCAACTGATTCTTTCATGTTTTGACAAACTCTGTCAGCGTGAGTACAAAAAACAATCACGAAACACAATCACCCTTTTGAATAGGTCATCATGGACGATGATCGGAGAACCCGAAAATGGAGGGTCGGGGTACTATCACAAGCGAGAAAAAGTAGATCAATCGATTTGAACAAATGTAGAAAGAATAAGACAAATATCCGGACAAACGAATCGTGAATGCTAACGGGTGCACGCTGATGTAATCCGAGTCAAAGGACAAGGGTTTTCTGTGTCAATGTGATATGAGTTCCCCTATCTTTACGGGTTTGCGTGACTCACGATTTATGTGGATTTACCATCTACcttaaaataaatgtaatttaaCTAAAGGTACCTGTCAGTCTGTGTACAGATGTGTTTGACATTAAGAAACATCAGCTCGGACACTGCCAAGGTAAAATCTGCATAAAATAAGTTGGTGACTCAAACGTGCAAATCTCGGCGAACGGAATAGAACTTGCCGACAATTCTTTGTGCTTCCAGCTTCGagattgttttttgttttgattcgtaatttctttcatttgtttttttacaaaaatatttatttgcatCTTCAATTTTTATGGTTatcattttaaatgtcaacttttAATTCATGATTTGTTTAAATGTGGTGTCTTTGACTTTGTGTGAAGGCATCCGATTTCTGTGACGTGACATTTCGTTGGACTTTTATATAACTTATTTTATTACTTCACATGAATTAATgcattcaattttgaaatttaaacccatttttataatatatttcatatgtaaatTTCCCCCCCAGTTTTCATACAGATACATTGGTCCATTGACGTAAGTAAACTCCATTTGAAATTacttcaaaatttaatttgattaaaTTTAATTTCAGAATGGGATAAATACTGTTCCGTATAAATCCGGAGAAATTTCGCCCACCAATGATGATGGAAactgaaatgcaatttaaaagaTATCACATCAGACAGGATGAAGAGAGAATGTCCAAACAAGCTTGCGATGCAACGGAATCCTGGACCAGACATCCGCTGGAAGAAAATCAAGCGATGAAAGATTTCCAGAGCACTTGCTTCTTCGGCATTGATAGCGGCCCAGCCTGTTACGCGGAGGTTGCTGATTCGTCCACAACACTGACGGACATTATGGATTGTATCAACAAGGACAACGGCAACAATGGGAGGAAAGGTATAACTCATTTTCCTTATCATTGGTGATAGACATTAAGAATTTAATGCATGCAAAACTTGACCGttgtaaaatgtacaaataaataGCATTGATATTTCTAAGTATATTTAAAATTCCAACTGGGGGAATAATCACATTTTGAACGTACATTGAAATTATTGAAAGAACAATTCACTTTAGCTACTTTCCTCCTAAATGTAATTGTATGGGACTTTTCTCCCTCCCAAATGTAATTGTATAAGAATTGTCAATCTATGATATAAATATCAGGTTTGTTTAAAGCTCCACTCCATGTTTCTGAAGGATAAATTACATGATAAACATACTATATCGTAGGAATACTGAAAATGCTTGATAAATGTCTTTTTATGACCTCATAATTATTCTCCAGCTTTGTCAGTTGGAACACATAGAGAATAACACAATTGAGGTGCTCTGGGAGAATGCACAATGcacaaaaaaataaacaagtgaataATTTTGAAGCAAAGTATGACTGTCCAAATACAGCACATACTTtgcaagttgaagataacgaacagcaatcaatcttataactcctttAAGGGGTACAAAAAATTAAGAGCTGGACAAACAAGTTTCCTCGTTTAGCAGTACATTTCACTTTCCTTAAAGTTTCATCTATACTTTACATAACTGTAACTCTCAATTACTTTCACAtgcaaaagaaaaaatacattaGATGAATGATTAGTATTATAGAGCAGAATTTGAAATACAACCGGTTGAATTAAATTCGACTTTATGATATTTTTGATGTACATAAGTAGATAGATAGCCGGATAAACACGGTTATATTGGTAATTTGCTTAGCTTTTACACTTTactgttgatttttttcatattatttcGGTATTACTTACACTAATATAAGATAAAATGTCGACCACTGTGTACCATTCTAAAATAAACTTTTCATTAAACCAGAGACCATTGTGGATAACAGCCAAATACGAACTGAAGATGACCTCCGCTACATCGCCACAATATTGTCTGGTAAGTATTAGGTTTTACAACCTTTTAAAAGCCGTATATATCACCACCCGATTGAAATTGAGATTGTCTATAGGTGTTTTGGTTTCGTTTAATGAAATAGTGAGTCAATTGATGAAGTATCTCGCTACCACACACACATAGAGAGACACATAGACAGAGTACTATATGCATAATGTACAAAAAGTCCACTGTTTACATATGGCTATagatattaatatacatgtatcatgaacGGTTATCGTTAAACAAATAATCTTGATCTTCTGCAACTGTATTAGTATACTGTTACTTGTTATTGATCTATGACAAGAATAAGAGACTCACGCATTTGAATTTAGATCGAAATGACATGATTGCATTCAGTATGAATAAACCATTTGTTTCTGAGTTCGATGTATACACTGGGCAATGGGATATAAAGGGTACCtcattttctacattttttgaacaaataatttttttatctcTTTTATGGATTTGTCCTAATATTTATCTGTCTCAACTTGACAAAATTCCACATAAAACTGGACAAAAGATTAGATCGTAAATATTTTTGGCAAGCTTATGGAAATATAGTTCTAATGACCAACatagttttaaagattttgaaatttatacatgtatacattcaaCGTTTAGCGATGCTTTAGAGTAACTATTCTGCAGTGTTTCAGTTGTTGATGATgatttaattaaattattgtatttTCTTTAGCCTATAACCTTTAACCTTTAATCTGTAGGCGGTGGACAGGTACAGTTGTGGCAGTTTCTCCTAGAACTACTCATCGACACATCCAATAGCGATTGCATCCGATGGGAGGACTTAAACGGAGAGTTCCGAATAGTCGATCCGGAGGAAGTTGCCCGAAAATGGGGTCGTCGTAAAAACAAGCCCAACATGAATTACGACAAGCTGAGCCGAGCACTGAGATACTATTACGATAAGATGATTCTAAACAAAGTGCAGGGGAAACGATACACTTACAAATTCAATTTCAGAATAATGATTCAGAATTTGAAAAACGTCTCTTCCAAGTCTCTTGAAGAGGACATCTTGCCTTGTTATTCTCCGTCTTGTGCGGTATCGTCAAACTGTCTATTTGGAATGCCACCTGTAAATGACCAGTATTCTTCTGAAAGTTGTGGCCATATTGAGAACAGTAAAAATCACCAGATGCCATTTTCTATTCCGTTTCCATTTCGGTGTTTTTCATATACATGAACCGAACtatgtcataatgaaaaaaactCAAATCGTCCATTGTTATAGTCTGTTGTATAGTCTGTTAGTTTTATGTGTGATTTATACACTGTTAGCTGTTATTTCTACGCTGCTCTTGAATTTATATCCAATATGAATACATTAGACTCTCTGTGgctttgaaaaataaaggaaataatttttattactTCTGCAACGAGAAATAATCATAGACGTAATGGTATTGATGTGGGGGtataacatatttacatttacgaATGTTTTTAATTCCTGATAAAAAAACATTGCAACCTTTCAACTTGACATAAATCATTTGCCTACAGATTTAAAGAAACAAGTTGAATTAtagattaaaaataaatgaaataaatttgatgtctgttttttttattttatcgtaGGGAAAAAACAAACCATGGGGCATCTCTGCAAATTGTCCCATGCTCATCTGTTTATTCCTAAAACAAACTAGATATTTATTCCTAAAACAAAGTAGATATTTATTCCTAAAACAAACTAGATATTTATTCCTAAACCACATCACAAGAACGACCATCCAAAACGAATATCAAGATTGTAATAATAAATTTACTCTAAGCATTGTTATTTAAAGATCTTGAAACGCCCCATGCATTCAATCTGAAGCACGAAATGATATTGGATAACAATGCAGTAGTAAACAATTGAACTTCCGTGTAGAATGCTCAAATCTGATATGCTCGAGAAAAGTTAGAAAAAATAAACGTTTCTATCTGTGAGTAAACGTGACATCCTTCACGGTTAATTAGTGTTTAGAGCAACGAAAAATATCATACACGTACTATCACACACGTCAATTCTTCTCACCAACGGTCCGTCGTAATTTGCAAGTTTAAGATTGGCGcctacaataaaaaaaaaaaaaaagtaaagataacgaacagttatcaatctcatcaatcctataaggaatacaaaatagagagttgggcaaacacggacccttggatataccagaggtgggatcaggtgcctgggaggagtaagtatccactgtcgaccggccaAACCCACTGTGGgctctatatcttgaccagCTGCATGAAGTagtccgttgtcaaaatcagtgtgtaaagaacaggccaacaatcggaatgaaacacgtcaagcagcatttgacccaatgacaggttgtctttgcaaactaggtcgttataatgaccattgactttacttgtttgttagtagcctgccttgatttaaagaCTGATCAtacggggatccgggttagaataggtcctcagtaccccttgcttatcgtaagaggcgattaaatggggcggcccttcggatgagaccgcaaaaactgaggcccccgtgtcacagcaggtgtgacacgataacaatccctccctgctcaaagaccgtaagagccgagcataggcctaaattttgcagcccttcaccggcaatggtgacgtctccatatgagtgaaatattctccagagtgacgttaaacaatattgaatcaatcaatcaatcaaatcaatctcaaaactccaaTTATGAGTAGGGCAAGcacagacccctggatgtaccagaggtgcgatcaggtacctaggaggagtaagcacctcctgtagaccggtcatacccgccgtgagcccctatatcttgatcaagtaaacggagtaatctgtagtcaaaatcagtgtgccaagaacgacctcaattggtatgaaataagTCAGACAATATTTAACCCAACGACAGGTTGGATTGATAAATTACAttgtagatcgttataacgaccataaaatttgcgaaatgcagactttatacgagactattgaaacccctgtaacatcaacttaatTGTCAGATGCCTATCTCAAAAATTGGCCATGCACAGTACTAGCTCTTTCTAATCGAATTAGTTACGAGAAATCTACACCATATAGGCATATTGCTATTTAAGTATCAAAAGGTtacgatggggaagctgaagtcatcctgtttgtcataaagttttcatgtaatatGATAAGGATAGAAACAAATTGAAAGGGATACTTTATCTATTGTTAGGTTTGATGTTGCTAAATTCAATTTGCAAGTAACACACATCTTTCACAAGTAGGTAAACATgcttacaaaataaacaaagagaCGACCGTGTAGGGATATCTTGTATTTCTGATTTTCAAATGTCAATATAACATAAGATCCGTTAGCAATATTGTTAAACAAATTTTTCTGTAATCAGATCACAATAATTCTTCAAGAATATTTACCAAACCGGCAAACTGTCAATTCAATAACCTTGTAAATCAATATATGGACgagtctgaataaatattgaacatacttcctttgctggtgcatgtttcaACTGATCTGAACCACAGGAAATTGTATcacttgggttcgaatttactgtTAAAGAGTATCTAGAGGTAtaaaactctaaatataggaTATCCAAGTTTGTcgatgaaaaacaataaaccaaatgcaATTGGTATTAATGTCTACTTTGTATTTGAATATAATCACACATAAtaaatctacattactaccaaaatTCATCCTGAAATttcgtatacttcccaagatatgcagaaatgaattcggaaAAATTCCTATTACTTTTatcgacttttagctgggctCTGGCTCAGTACCACTAAATAGAATGGTTGTGCATCGCAACAAGCAATTTCATAGGATGTGAAGCATTATATATCATTTGCAAATTGCATTTCTTACCCGAATTCATAAACTGAAGTCCGTAATATCTCCGAGTTACCGAACATTGTAAAACCGTATGCACTTTCATTtatcacagccattttgaccggtgccactaactacccaaATCAACTTCATAATTATGaatcgtcaaacacctgtgttaaTGTGGTTTAGATAAAAGTAGATAAAATAAGAGCTGCGTATCTTCATAAATACTTGTTATTAGCAGAATTTATGTACCATAATGAATtgactgaaaaaaatatttcagtctctaaatcgttatgggtcctttccaggggcggatccaggaattgtggttacggtgGAGGGGGgggacgccactttatgaggcagtgggtccagggtgaAGCCATGGTGGGGGCCCAGAGGGCGAAACCCCCggcttttacagattttatagggcttgaaatatgtctcctacttagtcatttgtactattttctataattttttataaggtgaaattaataaaatgacgcaaactttaagggttttgggaaaaaattaagttctcccaataaagtaattcaagaaatcaaaagattttgtcatttatttctacgggagtggaagaaattattgcttcttttatcatttagtacatttttctaattaagataccacgatttaccttaaatttgaaaaatttagagggggggggggcggcggcttgcggcgcccccccccccttaaatccgccactgttttcATCCTTTATGCGTAATtaagcgatataattgcctgaTGATCTGAGCATTCCATCACTGCAAACTTGTATTTTTACATGTACTCAGAATAGGAGTACGACAAAAGGAAAATCATGCACAGTATTACACACGAAACGTTAGGGAAAACAAATATGACATATAatactgtattttaaaaagtaataacGTGGTTTTTCTTCTGATAATTTAGAcattatacaaaaacaaattgAGATTGGACCGCTTTAAGTAATGGTTACAAATGTTTTTGTAGAAAGATAGATAACCCAATATTGGAAAAGTAAACAACTATTGTGTTTGTTTAAAGCCGCAACGAAGGCAGTGTAGGAACTACTAGTAATACGAGGCCTTGACCTCAACATTTTAGTACTGCACCCCTCGGTCCCCGCAATCCTCTTCGTTACGTCATTATgacttcatgaaaggtgaagataacaaacagtgatcaatctcataactcctatgagcaatacaaaatagatagttgggcaaacatggacccctggacacaccagaggtgggatcaggtgcctaagaggagtaagcatcccatgtcgaccgctcacacccaccgtgagcgctatatcctgatcaagtaaatggagttatctgtTTTCAAGATCGAAATTCATATAATCTCACTTTTTCAACTGTcaataaatgtatacatgtataactctacttttcaaataataaaaaaagattatTGAGACCCATGCAAcatcaacgtatttgtcagAAGCCTGTTTTGGTTTAAGAATTGATCATACGCAATCCCATTGTCACTAGCCACGGTTACTGGGTCCGGCAGTAACTACTCACTAGCCACGGTTACTGAGTCCGGCAGTAACTACTCTGCCTCAAACCGTGGCTGCATGATCAGCGGAACCctcgattttcatgaatatttttgtcACAGTGCGGTACTTTTTCCTTTGATCTTAGCCATACTTTAAAAATCAGACAGAAAGCCTTTGGCAGAAATCCAGAGTACTATAACTTCCAAGAGGCGGAGATTAGCTGTACAATAACTTCTACGGAATCGTACTACAACTTCCAAACTATGAACATAGctagaaaacaacaattttgtaacattaatcaatgatgaaaacataagaaatgcaacatataaataaattaaaatattgatgTGTTCAATTAACACACA is part of the Ostrea edulis chromosome 2, xbOstEdul1.1, whole genome shotgun sequence genome and harbors:
- the LOC125680315 gene encoding uncharacterized protein LOC125680315, with the protein product MMMETEMQFKRYHIRQDEERMSKQACDATESWTRHPLEENQAMKDFQSTCFFGIDSGPACYAEVADSSTTLTDIMDCINKDNGNNGRKETIVDNSQIRTEDDLRYIATILSGGGQVQLWQFLLELLIDTSNSDCIRWEDLNGEFRIVDPEEVARKWGRRKNKPNMNYDKLSRALRYYYDKMILNKVQGKRYTYKFNFRIMIQNLKNVSSKSLEEDILPCYSPSCAVSSNCLFGMPPVNDQYSSESCGHIENSKNHQMPFSIPFPFRCFSYT